The Pseudomonas azadiae genome includes a window with the following:
- a CDS encoding IclR family transcriptional regulator produces MTEDTIKRRAKGLDRAFDILDFLKEIGQPLRPNDIASGIGSPKSTVYELVASLLERRILETVGKDGHVYLGRQLYFLGQAHLRHFDLTREADHALQEIVSQTHETAQMCLLNGRKYTVALMREGERHFRISSDIGENAPIPWTASGRLLLGHLSDQQIVDLIDPDDFILPDGQRLALDTFLAQIRQASLDGFFSFDSVADTFTHCFAAPVRDAQGISVATLCIVAPRADALKNYSSYRRVLIDSANNLARRINE; encoded by the coding sequence ATGACCGAAGACACCATCAAACGCCGCGCCAAAGGCCTGGACCGTGCATTCGATATCCTCGATTTTCTCAAGGAAATCGGCCAGCCGCTGCGCCCGAATGATATTGCCAGCGGCATCGGCAGCCCCAAATCCACGGTCTATGAATTGGTCGCGTCGCTGCTCGAACGGCGCATCCTGGAAACGGTGGGCAAGGACGGTCACGTCTACCTCGGTCGCCAGCTGTACTTTCTCGGCCAGGCGCACCTGCGCCATTTCGACCTGACCCGCGAAGCCGACCACGCTTTGCAGGAGATCGTCAGCCAGACCCACGAAACCGCGCAGATGTGCCTGCTCAACGGGCGCAAATACACGGTGGCGCTGATGCGCGAAGGCGAGCGGCATTTCCGCATTTCTTCGGACATCGGCGAAAACGCGCCGATCCCCTGGACCGCTTCCGGGCGCCTGTTGCTGGGGCACCTGAGCGACCAGCAGATCGTCGACCTGATCGACCCCGACGACTTTATCCTGCCGGACGGCCAGCGCCTGGCGCTGGACACCTTCCTGGCGCAGATCCGTCAGGCCAGCCTCGATGGCTTCTTTTCCTTCGACAGCGTGGCCGACACCTTTACCCATTGCTTTGCCGCCCCGGTGCGGGACGCGCAAGGCATCAGCGTTGCGACCCTGTGCATCGTCGCCCCACGGGCCGATGCGCTCAAAAACTACAGCAGCTATCGCCGGGTGTTGATCGACAGCGCCAATAACCTGGCCCGGCGCATCAACGAATAG
- a CDS encoding amino acid deaminase, producing MSAINAVEKGAAAAGAHLVRDVSLPALVLHRDALEHNIRWMQDFVSRSGAELAPHGKTSMMPALFQRQIAAGAWGITLANAVQTRAAYAGGVRRVLMANQLVGAPNMALIADLLADKDFDFHCMVDHPDNVADLGLFFAARGLRLNVMIEYGVVGGRCGCRSEQEVRDLAKAIKAQPALALTGIEGYEGVIHGEHAISGIRDFAASLVRLAVDLQNNGSFDLPKPIVTASGSAWYDLIAESFEAQNAAGRFLSVLRPGSYVAHDHGIYKDAQCCVLERRSDLSEGLRPALEVWAHVQSLPEPGFAVIALGKRDVAYDAGLPVPLKRYKAGVMPAQGDDVSACKVTAVMDQHAFMSVAPGVELRIGDIISFGTSHPCLTFDKWQVGCLVDEQMQVVECLRTCF from the coding sequence ATGTCTGCCATCAACGCCGTTGAAAAGGGCGCCGCCGCCGCCGGTGCCCACCTGGTCCGCGACGTCAGCCTGCCCGCCCTGGTGCTGCACCGTGATGCCCTGGAACACAACATCCGCTGGATGCAAGACTTTGTCAGCAGGAGCGGCGCCGAACTGGCGCCCCATGGCAAGACCAGCATGATGCCCGCGCTGTTCCAGCGCCAGATCGCCGCAGGCGCCTGGGGCATTACCCTGGCCAACGCGGTACAGACCCGAGCCGCCTATGCCGGCGGTGTGCGTCGCGTGCTGATGGCCAACCAACTGGTGGGCGCGCCGAACATGGCGTTGATCGCTGACCTGTTGGCCGACAAGGATTTCGACTTCCACTGCATGGTCGACCACCCGGACAACGTCGCCGACCTGGGCCTGTTCTTCGCGGCCCGTGGCCTGCGCCTGAACGTGATGATCGAATACGGCGTGGTCGGCGGCCGTTGCGGCTGCCGCAGCGAGCAGGAAGTGCGCGACCTAGCCAAGGCGATCAAGGCCCAGCCCGCCCTGGCCCTGACCGGTATCGAAGGCTATGAAGGCGTGATCCATGGTGAGCATGCGATCAGCGGCATCCGCGACTTCGCCGCCAGCCTGGTGCGCCTGGCGGTGGACCTGCAGAACAATGGCTCTTTTGACCTGCCCAAGCCCATCGTCACGGCGTCGGGTTCGGCCTGGTATGACCTGATCGCCGAGTCTTTCGAAGCGCAGAACGCCGCCGGCCGCTTCCTCAGCGTGCTGCGCCCGGGCAGCTACGTAGCCCACGACCACGGTATCTACAAAGACGCCCAATGCTGCGTACTCGAGCGCCGCAGCGACCTCAGCGAAGGCCTGCGCCCGGCCCTGGAAGTCTGGGCCCACGTGCAATCGCTGCCTGAGCCGGGCTTTGCGGTGATCGCCCTGGGCAAGCGCGACGTGGCCTATGACGCGGGGTTGCCGGTGCCGCTCAAGCGTTACAAGGCCGGGGTTATGCCGGCGCAAGGCGATGATGTGAGCGCGTGCAAGGTGACGGCGGTGATGGACCAGCATGCGTTCATGAGCGTGGCACCCGGGGTTGAACTGCGCATTGGCGACATTATTTCGTTCGGCACTTCGCACCCTTGCCTGACCTTCGACAAGTGGCAAGTGGGTTGTCTGGTGGATGAGCAAATGCAGGTGGTTGAGTGTTTGCGTACCTGCTTCTAG
- a CDS encoding sugar kinase produces MTSQPHIALIGECMIELQHRADGSLHQSFGGDTLNAAVYLRRELGDNGSVDYVTALGDDSFSDAMCKHWAQEGLGLSRVQRLPGRLPGLYCIQTDAHGERKFLYWRNEAAVRDCFTTPAAEPILAALPKYDVVYFSGISLAVLGEVGRERLLQALIETRRRGGKVVFDNNYRPRLWADVEAARVAYRSVLAEVDIALLTEDDERALFGHADSEQVFAAYPNIEEVVLKRGAEACLIRCKGERFAVPALKVETVVDTTAAGDSFSAAYLAGRLRGGSPQEAALAGHRLASRVIQVPGALIPR; encoded by the coding sequence ATGACTTCCCAGCCCCACATCGCCCTCATCGGCGAATGCATGATCGAACTGCAACACCGCGCCGACGGCAGCCTGCACCAGAGCTTCGGCGGCGACACCTTGAACGCGGCGGTGTACCTGCGCCGCGAGCTGGGCGATAACGGCAGCGTCGACTATGTCACCGCCCTGGGCGACGACAGTTTCAGCGATGCCATGTGCAAACACTGGGCGCAAGAAGGCCTGGGCCTGTCCAGGGTCCAGCGCTTGCCTGGCCGTTTGCCCGGTTTGTACTGCATCCAGACCGATGCCCATGGCGAGCGAAAATTCCTTTACTGGCGCAACGAGGCCGCCGTGCGTGACTGTTTCACCACGCCCGCAGCCGAGCCGATCCTGGCGGCCTTGCCGAAGTATGACGTGGTGTATTTCAGCGGGATCTCCCTGGCCGTGCTGGGTGAGGTCGGTCGCGAGCGTTTGCTGCAGGCGCTGATCGAGACCCGGAGGCGTGGTGGCAAGGTGGTGTTCGACAACAATTACCGGCCACGGCTGTGGGCCGATGTCGAGGCGGCGCGCGTGGCTTATCGCTCGGTGTTGGCCGAGGTGGATATCGCCTTGCTCACCGAGGATGACGAACGCGCGTTGTTTGGCCATGCCGACAGTGAGCAGGTGTTTGCGGCGTATCCAAATATTGAAGAGGTCGTGCTCAAGCGGGGGGCGGAGGCGTGCCTGATCCGTTGCAAGGGCGAGCGCTTTGCAGTGCCGGCACTGAAGGTGGAGACGGTGGTGGATACGACGGCGGCGGGGGATTCGTTCAGTGCGGCGTATTTGGCCGGTCGGCTTAGAGGCGGTTCACCGCAAGAGGCCGCTTTGGCAGGGCATCGGTTGGCCAGTCGGGTCATTCAAGTGCCGGGGGCCTTGATTCCCAGGTGA
- a CDS encoding peptidylprolyl isomerase, with protein sequence MKAQARHILVKTSEEAEQLKQRIAKGEAFDVLAKKYSTCPSGKRGGDLGEVRPGQMVGAIDAVIFKKPVKVVHGPIKSKFGYHLVQVFYRD encoded by the coding sequence ATGAAAGCCCAAGCCCGTCATATCCTGGTGAAAACCAGCGAAGAAGCCGAACAACTCAAGCAGCGCATCGCCAAGGGCGAAGCGTTTGATGTACTGGCCAAGAAGTACTCCACCTGCCCCTCGGGCAAGCGTGGCGGTGACTTGGGTGAAGTGCGGCCTGGGCAGATGGTGGGGGCGATTGATGCGGTGATCTTCAAGAAGCCGGTGAAGGTGGTGCATGGCCCGATCAAGAGCAAGTTCGGGTATCACCTGGTGCAGGTGTTTTACCGCGATTGA
- a CDS encoding hybrid sensor histidine kinase/response regulator: MNGTSTGSETAALIARLDWAQSPLGEANEWPQSLRTAVDIVVHSPMPMLLLWGKQLTQVYNDGFALLAGNKHPDAMGQPTHQTWPELESFTRPIYEAVLSGQVRTFSEQRFVLQRHNRDTEIWLDLTYSPIRDESANVAGILVTAIETNERRKAQHNTEQRLQLALAATDAVGTWDWDIGEDRFIADAHFAYLHGVAPSDADRLPISDYLQGVHPEDRGMVARSIKHCITFGTEYAEEYRLLQADGQVRWVFARGRCYKDHQGRPARFLGAALDLTERKNTEQALRQSQTELQLIINAMPVLIGYVDHEERFRLNNSAYLEWYGMTPQELYGRTIRDVLGDEVYAGRADKIAAALKGKACSFMTVTPHRDGRPRHALMKYLPRFSNDGSVNGFYIFVIDETERKLTEEALRHLNENLEERVAQRTQALAEANQRLQNEMYERERAEDALRHAQKMEAVGQLTGGIAHDFNNMLTGIIGSLDLMQRYIAAGRSDEIGRFTDAAVSSARRAAALTHRLLAFSRRQSLDLRPLDPNQLVASLEELFRRTKGAHIDLKVRLGRDIWPVNTDASQLENALLNLVINARDAMPDGGEILIETANSYLDGSDITTLEPVKAGDYVMLGVCDNGTGMAPKILAKAFDPFFTTKPIGQGTGLGLSMIYGFAQQSGGHVTIQSEPGQGTRVRLYLPRLFGTSLESNLPAHLSEAPLALAGEAVVVVEDDPAVRMLVVNVLDELGYTAHQAADARAALPLLESDLRVDLLVTDVGLPGMNGRQLAEIARQHRPGLKVLFMTGYAEKAAERQGFLEAGMDMIAKPFSIDLLATKIRGMISVAQ, from the coding sequence ATGAATGGAACATCCACCGGCAGCGAAACCGCCGCATTGATTGCGCGGTTGGACTGGGCGCAAAGCCCCCTCGGTGAGGCCAATGAATGGCCGCAAAGCCTGCGCACCGCAGTGGACATCGTCGTGCATTCGCCGATGCCGATGCTGCTGCTGTGGGGCAAGCAGCTCACGCAAGTCTATAACGACGGCTTCGCCCTGCTGGCCGGCAACAAACACCCGGATGCGATGGGCCAGCCGACACACCAGACCTGGCCGGAGCTGGAAAGCTTTACCCGGCCCATCTATGAGGCCGTGCTCAGCGGCCAGGTGCGCACCTTCAGCGAGCAGCGTTTCGTGCTGCAACGCCATAACCGCGACACCGAAATCTGGCTGGACCTGACCTACAGCCCGATCCGCGACGAAAGCGCCAACGTCGCCGGTATCCTGGTCACCGCCATCGAAACCAACGAGCGCCGCAAGGCCCAGCACAACACCGAACAACGCCTGCAGCTCGCCCTGGCGGCCACCGACGCGGTGGGCACCTGGGATTGGGATATCGGCGAAGACCGCTTCATCGCCGACGCGCACTTCGCCTACCTGCATGGCGTGGCCCCCAGCGACGCGGACCGGCTGCCGATCAGCGACTACCTGCAAGGCGTACACCCCGAAGACCGCGGCATGGTGGCGCGCAGCATCAAGCATTGCATTACCTTCGGTACCGAATACGCCGAGGAATACCGGCTATTGCAGGCCGACGGCCAGGTGCGCTGGGTATTTGCCCGGGGCCGCTGCTATAAGGATCATCAGGGCCGCCCCGCGCGGTTCCTCGGTGCCGCGCTGGACCTTACCGAGCGCAAGAACACCGAGCAGGCCCTGCGCCAAAGCCAGACCGAATTGCAACTGATCATCAACGCCATGCCGGTGCTGATCGGCTACGTCGACCATGAAGAACGCTTTCGCCTGAACAACAGCGCGTACCTGGAATGGTACGGCATGACCCCCCAGGAGCTGTACGGCAGGACCATCCGCGACGTGCTCGGCGACGAGGTATATGCCGGCCGTGCCGACAAGATCGCCGCCGCGCTCAAGGGCAAGGCCTGCAGTTTCATGACCGTCACACCGCACCGCGACGGCCGGCCGCGCCATGCCTTGATGAAGTACCTGCCGCGCTTCAGCAATGACGGCTCGGTAAATGGGTTCTACATCTTTGTGATCGATGAAACCGAACGCAAACTCACCGAAGAAGCCCTGCGCCACCTCAACGAAAATCTCGAAGAGCGCGTGGCCCAGCGCACCCAGGCGCTGGCCGAGGCCAACCAGCGCCTGCAAAACGAGATGTACGAGCGCGAGCGCGCCGAAGACGCCCTGCGCCATGCGCAGAAGATGGAGGCCGTGGGTCAGCTCACCGGCGGCATCGCCCATGACTTCAACAATATGCTCACCGGCATCATCGGCAGCCTCGACCTGATGCAGCGCTATATCGCCGCCGGGCGCAGTGACGAGATCGGCCGCTTTACCGATGCCGCCGTGTCTTCGGCCCGCCGTGCCGCCGCCCTTACCCATCGGTTGCTGGCCTTCTCGCGGCGTCAATCGCTGGACCTTCGCCCGCTGGACCCGAACCAGTTGGTGGCGTCCCTGGAAGAGTTGTTCCGCCGTACCAAGGGCGCGCACATCGACCTCAAGGTGCGACTGGGGCGCGATATCTGGCCGGTCAACACCGACGCCAGCCAGCTGGAAAACGCCTTGCTCAACCTGGTGATCAACGCCCGCGACGCCATGCCCGACGGCGGTGAAATCCTGATCGAGACCGCCAACAGCTACCTGGACGGTAGCGACATCACCACCCTTGAACCGGTCAAGGCCGGCGACTACGTGATGCTTGGCGTGTGCGACAACGGCACCGGCATGGCGCCGAAGATCCTGGCCAAGGCGTTCGACCCGTTCTTCACCACCAAACCCATCGGCCAGGGCACCGGCCTGGGGCTGTCGATGATCTACGGGTTTGCCCAGCAGTCCGGCGGCCACGTGACCATCCAGAGCGAGCCGGGCCAGGGTACGCGTGTGCGCCTGTACCTGCCACGCCTGTTCGGTACGTCGCTGGAAAGCAACCTGCCCGCCCACTTGAGCGAGGCGCCGCTGGCCCTGGCCGGCGAGGCCGTGGTGGTGGTCGAGGACGATCCGGCGGTGCGCATGCTGGTGGTCAATGTGCTCGATGAACTGGGCTACACCGCGCACCAGGCGGCCGACGCACGGGCCGCGCTGCCGCTGCTGGAGTCGGACCTGCGCGTGGACCTGCTGGTCACCGACGTCGGCCTGCCGGGCATGAACGGCCGGCAGTTGGCGGAAATTGCGCGCCAGCACAGGCCGGGGCTCAAGGTGCTGTTCATGACCGGTTACGCCGAAAAAGCCGCCGAGCGTCAGGGTTTCCTCGAAGCAGGCATGGACATGATCGCCAAGCCGTTTTCCATCGACCTGCTGGCCACGAAAATCCGCGGCATGATCAGCGTGGCGCAATGA
- a CDS encoding acetoacetate--CoA ligase, producing the protein MSDILWQPSPERIANTRMDQFRRYINERYSLQLSDYPALHPWSIDQRPAFWQAIVEYFDVQFRSPPTAVLIEGTEMPSAQWFPGATLNFAEHLLRRRDDHTAVVAVGENGQREQLTYAELAAHVAGLQNSLRAAGVTQGDRVAACMPNTWQTLVGMLATTSLGAIWSCSSPDFGTQGVIDRFGQIEPKVLITCAGYRYAGKAIDQRAKLNEILARLPSLEQLIIVPYARPQARVEDYQTHAGVTLWQDFYQPGGEPEFVAVPFDHPLYILYSSGTTGVPKCIIHGTGGVLLTHLKEHGLHADLSRDDCLFYYTTCGWMMWNWLVSVLAIGATAVLYDGSPFYPGPERLIDLIDAEKISVFGTSPKFLATLEKAGLQPRLSHDLGSLKGLISTGSPLSPQSYDYVYREIKHELCLSSMSGGTDIVSCFVIGNPVLPVRRGEMQCKSLAMAIEVWDDSGQPLVGEKGELVCTRHFPAMPIGLWNDPDRQKLRAAYFSQFPGVWAQGDYAEQRANGSLLIHGRSDAVLNPGGVRIGTAEIYRQVEKLPQVLESLAIGQRWQDDVRVVLFVRLDDGVELDEALQQQIRQVIRANTTPRHVPARILAVSDIPRTISGKIVELAVRNVVHGEPVKNTDALANPQALEQFRDRAELAE; encoded by the coding sequence ATGTCCGACATCCTCTGGCAACCCTCCCCGGAACGCATCGCCAACACGCGAATGGACCAGTTCCGGCGTTACATCAACGAGCGCTATAGCCTACAGCTCAGCGACTACCCGGCCCTGCACCCGTGGAGCATCGATCAGCGCCCGGCGTTCTGGCAGGCCATCGTCGAGTACTTCGATGTGCAATTTCGCAGCCCGCCCACGGCGGTGCTGATCGAAGGCACCGAAATGCCCAGCGCCCAGTGGTTTCCCGGCGCGACCCTGAATTTTGCCGAACACCTGCTGCGCCGTCGCGACGATCACACGGCGGTGGTGGCCGTGGGCGAAAACGGCCAGCGCGAACAGCTCACCTACGCCGAACTGGCCGCGCACGTCGCCGGCCTGCAAAACAGCCTGCGGGCCGCCGGCGTTACCCAAGGCGACCGCGTCGCTGCGTGCATGCCCAACACCTGGCAAACCCTGGTGGGCATGCTCGCCACCACCAGCCTGGGCGCGATCTGGTCATGCTCTTCGCCGGATTTCGGCACCCAAGGCGTGATCGACCGTTTCGGCCAGATCGAGCCCAAGGTCTTGATCACCTGCGCCGGTTACCGCTATGCCGGCAAAGCCATCGACCAGCGCGCCAAGCTCAATGAAATCCTCGCGCGCCTGCCGTCCCTGGAGCAATTGATCATTGTGCCCTACGCACGGCCACAGGCGCGGGTCGAGGACTATCAGACACACGCCGGCGTCACGCTGTGGCAAGACTTCTACCAACCCGGCGGCGAACCGGAATTCGTCGCGGTGCCCTTCGATCATCCGCTGTATATCCTCTATTCCAGCGGCACCACCGGCGTGCCCAAGTGCATCATCCACGGCACCGGTGGCGTGTTGCTCACCCACCTCAAGGAGCACGGCCTGCATGCCGACCTGTCCAGGGATGACTGCCTGTTCTACTACACCACCTGCGGCTGGATGATGTGGAACTGGCTGGTGTCGGTGCTGGCCATCGGCGCCACGGCGGTGCTGTATGACGGCTCGCCGTTTTATCCTGGGCCCGAGCGCTTGATCGACCTGATTGATGCCGAGAAGATCAGCGTGTTCGGCACCAGCCCCAAGTTTCTCGCGACCCTGGAAAAAGCCGGGCTGCAGCCGCGCCTGAGCCACGACCTGGGCAGCCTCAAGGGGCTGATCTCAACCGGTTCGCCACTGTCGCCGCAGAGCTACGACTATGTGTACCGCGAAATCAAGCACGAGCTGTGCCTGTCGTCGATGTCCGGCGGCACCGATATCGTCTCCTGCTTTGTGATCGGCAACCCGGTGTTGCCGGTGCGTCGCGGCGAAATGCAGTGCAAGAGCCTGGCAATGGCGATCGAGGTCTGGGACGACAGCGGCCAGCCGCTGGTCGGCGAAAAAGGCGAACTGGTGTGCACCCGGCACTTTCCGGCCATGCCCATCGGCCTGTGGAACGACCCGGACCGCCAGAAGCTGCGCGCCGCGTATTTCAGCCAGTTCCCCGGTGTCTGGGCCCAAGGCGACTATGCCGAACAACGCGCGAATGGCAGCCTGCTGATCCATGGACGCTCCGACGCCGTGCTCAACCCCGGCGGCGTGCGCATTGGTACCGCAGAGATCTACCGCCAGGTGGAAAAGCTGCCACAGGTACTGGAAAGCCTGGCCATTGGCCAACGCTGGCAGGACGACGTGCGCGTGGTGCTGTTCGTGCGCCTCGACGACGGTGTGGAACTGGACGAAGCGCTGCAGCAGCAGATTCGCCAGGTGATCCGCGCCAACACCACGCCGCGCCATGTGCCGGCCAGGATCCTGGCTGTCAGCGATATCCCGCGGACCATCAGCGGCAAGATCGTTGAATTGGCGGTGCGCAATGTGGTGCACGGCGAACCGGTGAAGAACACCGACGCGCTGGCCAACCCCCAGGCCCTGGAGCAATTTCGCGACCGCGCGGAGCTGGCCGAATGA
- a CDS encoding 3-hydroxybutyrate dehydrogenase, with product MTTLNGKTALVTGSTSGIGLGIALSLAKAGANLILNGFGDASAVVAQVQAFGGKVGHHPADVSDPAQIADMIAYAEREFGGVDILVNNAGIQHVAAVEDFPAERWDSIIAINLSSVFHSTRLSLPGMKAKGWGRIVNIASVHGQVGSVGKAAYVAAKHGVIGLTKVVGLETATSNVTCNAICPGWVLTPLVQKQIDDRAAHGIDPQQAQQELLAEKQPSLEFVTPPQLGELVLFLCSEAGSQVRGAAWNIDGGWLAQ from the coding sequence ATGACGACATTGAATGGCAAGACCGCCCTGGTCACCGGCTCCACCAGCGGCATCGGCCTGGGCATCGCATTGAGCCTGGCCAAGGCCGGCGCCAATCTGATTCTCAACGGTTTCGGCGACGCCAGCGCGGTGGTCGCCCAGGTGCAGGCATTTGGCGGTAAGGTCGGGCATCACCCGGCGGATGTCAGCGACCCGGCGCAGATCGCCGACATGATCGCCTACGCCGAGCGTGAATTCGGTGGCGTGGATATCCTGGTGAACAACGCCGGGATCCAGCATGTGGCCGCCGTGGAAGACTTCCCGGCCGAGCGCTGGGATTCCATCATTGCGATCAATCTGTCATCGGTGTTTCACAGCACGCGCTTGAGCTTGCCGGGAATGAAAGCCAAGGGTTGGGGGCGGATCGTCAACATCGCGTCGGTGCACGGCCAGGTCGGTTCGGTGGGTAAGGCGGCGTATGTGGCCGCCAAGCACGGCGTGATCGGCTTGACCAAGGTGGTGGGCCTGGAAACGGCGACCAGCAATGTCACGTGCAATGCCATCTGCCCAGGCTGGGTGCTGACGCCGCTGGTGCAGAAGCAGATCGATGATCGCGCCGCCCATGGCATCGACCCGCAGCAGGCGCAGCAGGAATTGCTGGCCGAGAAACAGCCGTCGCTGGAGTTTGTGACGCCGCCGCAGTTGGGCGAGTTGGTGCTGTTTTTGTGCAGCGAAGCCGGCAGCCAGGTACGCGGTGCGGCGTGGAATATCGATGGTGGCTGGCTGGCTCAATAA
- a CDS encoding GntP family permease gives MSVIIALAALALLMLAAYRGYSVILFAPIAALGAVLLTDPSAVAPAFTGVFMEKMVGFIKLYFPVFLLGAVFGKLIELSGFSRSIVAAAIRLLGTRQAMLVIVLVCALLTYGGVSLFVVVFAVYPFAAEMFRQSNIPKRLIPATIALGAFSFTMDALPGTPQIQNIIPSTFFNTTAWAAPWLGLIGTVFVFCAGMLYLARQRNKAQRAGEGYGTELRNEPETAENLTLPNPWIAVSPLILVGVMNLLFTHWIPQWYGKTHSLSLPGMATPVTTEIAKLTAIWAVQAALLVGILLVLAFGWSAIKSKLAEGSKSAVSGALLAAMNTASEYGFGAVIASLPGFLVLADWLKGIPNPLVNEAITVTLLAGITGSASGGMSIALAAMSESFISAAHAANIPLEVLHRVAAMASGGMDTLPHNGAVITLLAVTGLTHREAYKDIFGITIIKTLAVFVVIGTFYATGIV, from the coding sequence ATGAGTGTGATCATTGCCCTGGCGGCCCTCGCGCTGCTGATGCTGGCCGCCTACCGTGGCTACAGCGTCATCCTGTTTGCCCCCATCGCCGCGCTCGGCGCTGTGCTGCTCACCGACCCGTCCGCCGTCGCGCCCGCCTTTACCGGCGTGTTCATGGAGAAAATGGTCGGTTTTATCAAGCTGTATTTCCCGGTATTCCTGCTGGGTGCGGTGTTCGGCAAGCTGATCGAGCTGTCGGGCTTTTCGCGCTCCATCGTCGCCGCCGCGATCCGTTTGCTAGGCACTCGCCAGGCGATGCTGGTGATCGTGCTGGTCTGCGCCCTGCTCACCTACGGCGGCGTGTCGCTGTTCGTGGTGGTGTTTGCGGTGTACCCGTTCGCAGCGGAGATGTTCCGCCAGAGCAATATCCCCAAGCGCCTGATCCCGGCGACCATCGCTCTGGGTGCATTCTCGTTCACCATGGACGCCCTGCCCGGCACGCCGCAGATCCAGAACATCATCCCCAGCACGTTCTTCAACACCACCGCCTGGGCCGCGCCATGGCTGGGTTTGATCGGCACGGTCTTCGTGTTCTGCGCCGGCATGCTGTACCTGGCGCGCCAGCGCAATAAGGCGCAACGCGCCGGTGAAGGCTATGGCACCGAGTTGCGCAACGAGCCGGAAACCGCCGAGAACCTTACGCTGCCCAACCCCTGGATCGCAGTGTCGCCGCTGATCCTGGTCGGGGTGATGAACCTGTTGTTCACCCATTGGATCCCGCAGTGGTACGGCAAGACCCACAGCCTCAGCTTGCCGGGCATGGCCACGCCGGTGACCACCGAAATCGCCAAGCTCACCGCGATCTGGGCGGTGCAGGCGGCGTTGCTGGTGGGCATCCTCCTGGTGCTGGCGTTTGGCTGGTCGGCGATCAAGAGCAAGCTCGCCGAGGGCAGCAAAAGTGCGGTCAGCGGCGCGCTGCTGGCGGCGATGAACACCGCGTCGGAATACGGCTTTGGCGCGGTCATCGCCTCGCTGCCGGGCTTTCTGGTGCTGGCGGACTGGCTCAAGGGCATCCCCAACCCGCTGGTCAATGAAGCGATCACCGTGACCTTGCTCGCCGGTATCACCGGCTCCGCGTCGGGCGGCATGAGCATCGCCCTGGCGGCCATGTCCGAGAGCTTTATTTCGGCGGCCCATGCGGCCAATATTCCCCTTGAAGTGCTGCACCGGGTCGCGGCCATGGCCAGCGGTGGCATGGACACCCTGCCCCACAACGGCGCGGTGATCACCCTGCTGGCGGTGACCGGCCTGACCCACCGCGAAGCCTACAAGGACATTTTCGGCATCACGATCATCAAGACCCTCGCGGTGTTCGTGGTGATCGGTACTTTCTACGCCACTGGCATTGTGTGA